A window from Chitinispirillum alkaliphilum encodes these proteins:
- a CDS encoding Transporter, with product MIAAFGLLVKTLIGKAIMRKLDGFFTSIPILKSIYKATRQIVDMVGSSEKESFFTRPVLVEYPSNDIWVIAFNTGTIIDPLDQGRLCYTLFVPTSPNPTSGFVIIVPSHKVKPLDLPVEEAVKTVLTGGMVKVDALKR from the coding sequence TTGATTGCGGCCTTCGGTCTTCTGGTCAAAACACTCATCGGAAAAGCAATAATGAGAAAACTGGATGGCTTCTTCACCTCCATACCTATACTTAAATCTATCTACAAAGCCACCAGGCAAATAGTCGATATGGTCGGTTCAAGTGAAAAGGAGAGTTTTTTTACCAGGCCGGTTTTGGTTGAATACCCTTCAAACGACATTTGGGTCATTGCCTTTAACACCGGAACTATTATCGATCCTTTGGATCAGGGCCGACTCTGTTATACTCTTTTTGTACCGACTTCCCCTAATCCCACAAGCGGTTTTGTTATAATCGTCCCCTCTCATAAGGTTAAGCCATTGGACCTTCCCGTAGAAGAAGCTGTAAAAACTGTGTTGACCGGGGGAATGGTCAAGGTGGATGCTCTTAAAAGATAA
- a CDS encoding Signal transduction histidine kinase CheA, producing MDELLKEFLTESREHLEGIETDLLSIEETGENIDIELVNKVFRAAHSMKGGAGFFNLSRIQALAHKAENVLDLMRSGKLLPNPEITNILLSAFDALRDMVNDVSQCDSIDISSHMEGLGEIVNGLGVSGNVELVKEVREEQNQKTEGVSDEEFESACRERQYIYRIVYDLIHDLEKKGKSPLEVIKNISSTGYVINAQVNIESVGSLDDPPVKKVPLEIVFRTVLEPDMIDALVDVEKQRVELLFDPNSCGKGDEGKLAETDKTVCVEGSEIEQNKSELSGSTPAAQRSNSKTDVTGDKKASVPITSETLRVSVSVLEMLMNQAGELVLSRNQLIDSMNRNDPQAIKAAAQRIDLVTGELQEVIMQTRLQPVGNLFNKFPRVVRDMSRKMDKEIDFVIEGKGVELDKTLIEGLSDPLTHMIRNAVDHGLESPSRRESAGKSRVGKLVLRASHQAGQVVIEISDDGRGIDAEMIAQKALDKGVVKSEQLNSMSQKDKTALLFMPGLSTAEKVTDISGRGVGMDVVKTNLDRLGGKVEIDSVPGAGTKFLIKLPLTLAIIPSLIISVEGERFAIPQVNVAELLRIRAADVKRRIEVVGDAEVLVLRGKMLPLIRFSEVAGMVPTYIDPKTGRREFDRRKRIADRRSPHHSQNCIEDKNSVHAGNSFAEKRENDDRRFHASGDLNIVVASSGLLQYGILVDALHNSEEIVVKPLGQHLKGLSEYAGATIMGDGRVALILDAAGLAAKANITSVSSTTRAKELQAKEVEEIAQDNISLLLFNNSPTERCAMPLELVRRVERIESKQIETTASRRSMQYRGKTLPLVTLADSAQVQQIAPEGKNLAVIVTSVNNRDVGLLCHMPVEVIETSLSPDRKTIRQKGISGSVIISDTTILMVDIYELVETAWPEWVRESNTKGENKHTILLAEDSEFFRSQICKHLSDAGFTVIEAVDGEDAWEKLLKHKDQIEAVVTDIEMPRMNGFELCTRIRENSSFSSLPLIAVTSLAGDDDKAMGMKVGVTDYQVKLDRDRLISSLEEIVSREKVAG from the coding sequence ATGGATGAGCTGTTGAAAGAATTTCTTACCGAATCCAGGGAACATTTGGAAGGGATAGAAACTGATCTGCTTTCTATTGAGGAGACGGGGGAGAATATAGACATAGAATTGGTAAATAAGGTTTTCAGGGCAGCGCATTCTATGAAGGGAGGGGCTGGGTTCTTTAATCTTTCCCGGATTCAGGCACTTGCTCATAAAGCTGAGAATGTGCTGGATCTTATGCGCTCGGGTAAACTGCTCCCCAATCCTGAAATAACCAACATTCTGCTCTCCGCCTTTGATGCTCTGAGAGATATGGTCAACGATGTTTCCCAGTGTGATTCAATTGATATCTCCTCTCATATGGAAGGGCTTGGGGAAATTGTAAACGGGCTGGGTGTTTCTGGTAATGTAGAGTTGGTAAAAGAGGTCAGAGAGGAACAGAATCAGAAAACCGAAGGCGTTTCGGATGAGGAATTTGAATCAGCATGCAGGGAACGTCAATACATCTACCGTATTGTTTATGATCTGATCCATGATCTTGAAAAGAAAGGCAAATCACCCCTTGAGGTGATTAAAAATATATCTTCAACCGGTTATGTAATAAATGCACAGGTCAACATCGAGTCTGTAGGTTCACTTGATGATCCTCCGGTTAAAAAGGTACCGCTGGAAATAGTGTTCAGAACTGTGCTTGAGCCTGATATGATTGATGCTCTTGTGGATGTGGAAAAGCAACGGGTAGAGCTGCTCTTTGATCCAAACAGTTGTGGGAAAGGGGATGAAGGTAAACTGGCTGAAACGGATAAAACAGTGTGTGTTGAAGGGTCTGAAATCGAGCAAAACAAAAGTGAATTATCGGGGAGCACCCCGGCGGCTCAGCGCAGCAATTCTAAAACAGATGTTACAGGTGATAAGAAGGCTTCAGTACCCATCACCAGTGAAACATTGAGAGTTAGTGTTTCGGTACTTGAGATGTTAATGAACCAGGCAGGAGAGCTGGTTTTGAGTCGAAATCAGCTCATTGACTCCATGAACCGTAATGATCCTCAGGCTATAAAAGCAGCAGCACAGAGAATCGACCTTGTCACCGGGGAACTGCAGGAAGTTATAATGCAGACCCGGTTGCAACCTGTGGGGAATCTGTTTAACAAATTTCCCAGAGTGGTTCGTGATATGTCCAGGAAAATGGACAAGGAGATAGATTTTGTTATTGAAGGTAAAGGTGTGGAGCTGGATAAAACTCTTATCGAAGGTTTGAGTGATCCGCTTACCCACATGATAAGAAATGCTGTTGACCATGGGTTGGAATCTCCTTCCAGGAGAGAGAGTGCGGGGAAGAGCCGTGTGGGGAAATTGGTGCTCAGAGCATCCCATCAGGCTGGTCAGGTGGTGATAGAAATATCTGATGATGGCAGGGGGATAGATGCGGAAATGATCGCTCAAAAGGCTCTTGACAAGGGAGTTGTCAAATCTGAGCAGCTTAACAGCATGTCTCAGAAAGATAAGACCGCACTGCTGTTTATGCCCGGGCTTTCCACAGCAGAGAAGGTTACCGATATCTCCGGCAGAGGTGTTGGAATGGATGTGGTAAAGACCAATCTTGACAGACTTGGCGGCAAGGTTGAGATTGATTCTGTTCCGGGGGCGGGGACAAAGTTTTTAATTAAGCTTCCGTTGACTTTAGCTATCATTCCGTCTCTTATTATTTCTGTTGAGGGTGAACGGTTTGCTATTCCTCAGGTAAATGTCGCTGAGTTGCTCAGGATCCGGGCTGCGGATGTAAAAAGAAGAATCGAAGTGGTGGGTGACGCAGAAGTATTGGTACTGAGGGGTAAAATGCTTCCCCTGATACGCTTTTCCGAAGTGGCTGGTATGGTACCGACTTATATCGACCCTAAAACTGGTCGCAGGGAATTTGACAGGAGAAAGCGTATTGCAGACAGGCGTTCTCCTCATCACAGTCAAAATTGTATTGAAGATAAAAATAGTGTTCATGCAGGTAATAGCTTTGCTGAGAAGAGGGAAAATGATGATCGCAGATTTCATGCATCCGGTGATCTTAACATTGTTGTTGCCTCTTCAGGTCTTCTTCAGTATGGGATTTTGGTTGATGCACTTCACAATAGTGAAGAGATTGTAGTTAAACCTCTGGGACAGCATCTTAAGGGACTTTCAGAATATGCCGGAGCCACAATTATGGGAGATGGAAGGGTAGCACTGATTCTTGATGCTGCAGGGTTGGCGGCGAAGGCAAATATCACTTCGGTTTCCTCCACAACCAGGGCTAAAGAGCTTCAGGCCAAAGAGGTTGAAGAGATTGCGCAGGATAATATTTCATTGTTACTGTTTAATAATTCCCCAACAGAACGATGCGCCATGCCTCTTGAGCTTGTGAGGCGGGTTGAGCGTATCGAATCAAAACAGATTGAAACAACAGCCTCAAGACGATCGATGCAGTACAGAGGTAAAACGCTTCCACTTGTCACTTTAGCTGATTCTGCCCAGGTACAGCAGATTGCCCCAGAAGGAAAAAATCTTGCAGTAATAGTGACTTCTGTAAATAATAGGGATGTGGGACTGCTTTGTCATATGCCTGTTGAGGTAATTGAAACATCGCTTTCACCCGATAGAAAAACTATTCGCCAAAAGGGTATAAGCGGGTCGGTGATTATCAGCGATACCACTATTTTGATGGTTGACATATATGAGCTGGTCGAGACCGCATGGCCTGAATGGGTCAGGGAGAGTAACACAAAGGGGGAGAACAAACACACAATTTTACTGGCGGAAGATTCTGAGTTTTTCAGATCTCAAATTTGTAAACATCTCTCAGATGCCGGTTTTACTGTAATTGAAGCTGTTGATGGGGAGGATGCCTGGGAGAAGCTCCTGAAGCACAAGGACCAAATCGAGGCTGTTGTTACTGACATTGAAATGCCCCGTATGAATGGTTTTGAACTTTGTACCAGAATAAGAGAAAACAGTTCATTTTCATCACTTCCGCTTATAGCTGTTACATCATTGGCCGGAGATGATGATAAGGCAATGGGGATGAAAGTGGGGGTTACAGATTATCAGGTAAAACTGGACCGTGACAGGCTGATCAGTTCCCTTGAGGAGATAGTATCAAGAGAAAAGGTGGCAGGATAA
- a CDS encoding response regulatory protein: MRQVVKVLVVDDDPVSVKVIESILNREGYSVFSATNGKKGRALALETEPDLILLDVNMPEESGIETCRKLKGCSMTSDIPVMFLSAENDPDIKVESFKAGGVDYITKPYNFYETMARVKTHLRLHRANKALVEYQAAQLQTLSSAQLSLLAKPEQMPDGRFSVYYKPLHRAGGDFYEVLRSGECVFDYFLADVCGHSTGSALVTSGLKVLLHQNCTFLYSQTESLFSLNKLIRPLLTEESYVTMVWLRLNRVAEKATLVHAGHPSALFLPKGGKPHFVESEGEMLGIFKRVQLKEHEMKISCGDRFVLFSDGVLSGKGGSDIKEQKKCLLRAASENMDLSGSGFIEKVIVSMESGNSPDDDRTVLLIEV, from the coding sequence ATGCGGCAGGTAGTGAAAGTCCTGGTAGTGGATGATGATCCAGTTTCTGTTAAGGTCATAGAATCGATTTTAAATCGTGAGGGTTACTCGGTCTTCTCAGCAACAAATGGTAAGAAGGGGAGAGCCTTAGCCCTTGAAACAGAGCCGGATCTTATACTGCTTGATGTTAATATGCCGGAAGAATCGGGGATAGAAACCTGCCGCAAGCTTAAGGGCTGCAGTATGACTTCTGATATTCCTGTTATGTTTCTTTCCGCAGAAAACGACCCGGATATAAAAGTAGAGAGTTTTAAAGCCGGCGGGGTTGACTACATTACTAAGCCGTACAATTTTTATGAGACTATGGCCAGGGTTAAAACCCACCTCAGACTTCACCGCGCCAATAAAGCACTTGTAGAATACCAGGCTGCTCAACTTCAAACTCTCTCCTCGGCGCAACTTTCCCTTCTGGCCAAACCGGAGCAGATGCCTGATGGCAGATTTTCTGTGTATTACAAACCTCTTCACCGCGCGGGGGGCGATTTTTATGAAGTGTTACGATCCGGGGAATGTGTTTTTGACTACTTTCTTGCAGATGTTTGCGGGCATTCAACCGGCTCTGCACTTGTCACATCTGGGTTGAAAGTACTTTTGCATCAAAACTGCACTTTCTTGTACTCACAAACCGAATCCCTTTTCTCACTTAACAAACTTATCAGGCCTCTTCTTACGGAGGAGTCATATGTCACAATGGTATGGCTGAGACTTAACAGGGTTGCAGAGAAGGCCACTCTTGTTCATGCCGGACACCCATCAGCACTTTTTCTTCCTAAAGGGGGAAAACCGCATTTCGTTGAGTCTGAAGGAGAAATGCTGGGGATTTTTAAAAGGGTACAACTGAAAGAGCATGAGATGAAAATATCCTGTGGGGACAGGTTTGTACTGTTCAGTGATGGTGTGCTCTCCGGAAAAGGTGGATCAGACATAAAGGAACAGAAAAAATGCCTGTTAAGGGCAGCAAGTGAAAATATGGATCTTTCAGGTTCCGGATTTATTGAAAAAGTAATTGTCTCAATGGAGAGCGGTAATAGTCCTGATGATGACCGGACCGTTCTTTTGATTGAAGTTTGA